The genomic window TCAGAAGAAGCTTTGCTTGTGCTTCCTGGCTTTCCAACTTCCATGTCTGCTGAGGTTTTTACGAGAAGGGCCACATGAATTCAGGTCGTGAGGGAAGCGAAACGCCGGCTGCCGGTGTTCCTCGACGGCGGCGTCCGCCGTGGCACGGACGTGTTCAAGGCCCTGGCGTTGGGAGCTTCAGGAGTGTTCGTAAGGACGACGCACCCACTGGATACTGCTAACATTGTTATCTCGTTCAAGCTCGACACCTGACACTGTTGCTTGGTGTTGCAGATCGGCCGCCCGGTGTTGTTCTCGCTAGCAGTGGACGGCGAGGCCGGCGTGCGGAAGGTGCTGCAGATGCTGAGGGACGAGCTGGAGCTCACCATGGCGCTCAGCGGCTGCACGTCGCTGAGGGAGATCACCCGCGCCCACGTCATCACCGACAGCGACAGGATCGGCCGCTCGCGGCTGTAGAATGTACAGTTCAGCTCAGCATGTTGGTCTCGACTGAACTGTCCTAATTCTAGATACCGCTAGCTGTTGTGCTCTCATTTTTACGTTATGCAAATAAGGAagctgcgtgtgtgtgtgtgcctGTTGATGACGTTTGTTTGCACCGCAGTCGTAGTTGGCTAGTTGCCAGTGTTGATTGGCGTTGGTGGTTGTTTTTTCTTTTATAACAATTGGTGGTTGGTTTGGGTTTCGACACATGGAAAGGAGTTTATGAGATCTGGGACCGGTTTAATAATACACTAGTCCATAAATCCGTTTCGTATAAATTTATAATTTTGGGAGTCATAAGTATCGGATGCTGCGACTCCTTGCATTGGAATGATAATTATATTTTCAATAGACAAAAATTATGGAAATGCTACCTACAAGACGTTCGTCCGTCCGAACGCCACTTTGTGGGCCTGCATATTAGCTCAATAAATCTCTGGTCTGCGCCCACTCATTTTTTATTACGGTATTCATGTCCGTCTCTTCCGTTGCGTCGGTTGGATAAGGAAAGGAGGTGACGAGAGACCTACTCCGCTCTGCTCCGCACGTCACCGGTGACCCTGCCTGCTCTTGCTCCGTCGGccgccttgctgctcctgctctgtGGCCCACTCCGCCGTCAACAGTCACCCCGCgctgctccttcccctgctccaccGCGCCGCCCCGCTGCTTCCTGCCGCTGCTTCTGCTCTGCGGCCCGCTTCGCCTGATAGTCGGGCACCGCCGCGCCCATGCATGGCGACCGCTCCCTCGACCACCAGCTAGCCACTGAGGCTGCTGCGCAAGGAGAAGCGTCGAGCCCTGACGTGGAAGCCCTCCAACCTCGCCTCCTGCTATGGCTGCGGCACCTTGATGCAGACGGCGGAGGAGGCCGCACCGAGATACAATCGGCTCGTTCGACTGCTCTAGAAGCCAGCCGCTGTGGCTGCTTTTTGAGCACTGTGGCAACAGTGACTTGTGTCTGCTGACCAGCCGAGAGTGGAGCAGCCGAACGAGCCGAATGCATGTTACAAGTgtacatttcaaatgtttcagatgttttagagctatgttgcaagtgtttcatagtgatgttgtaaaagtagatcgggatattgcacatattgcaatgggctatatacgtatgtttcaagtgtatgttctagacgtttcatctgtttcagacgtatgttgtaatgTTTCATTTGGATATTACAAAACTAGATCGGGATGTtccatatatatgcaagtgtttcaagtgtttttaaacgtatgttgcaagtgtttcatattaatgtttgcaatggctacacgtGTGTTTTTAAGGTTTTTCTGGtggtttgcaagtgtttcagacgtatgttgcaagtgtttcagctgtttcggacgtattttgcaagtgttttatctggatgtggcaaagtagatcaggtgttgcacatGGTGCAATGCGCGTGAGAAGCGGAGGGGGCGCGAGCGGTCCGGCGGCGCAGCCCCACGTGGGCGCGCGAAATGCAGGCTGCTAGGCTCGGGCGGGGGCCAAGGAAACAGGAGTGTAGAGCGAGCGTCTATCCGGACATCCGGGCACTGGCATTGCCGCAAAAAATAGTATTAAATATATTTTATCTCTTGATTTCTTTTATAATATGTTGCCATTTGTCGAAGAATCAATATCATTTTAGAGTCGCCTTGAAAACAATCTACTTATGCAAGTTTTAGTATTATAAACATGTATTATTTTTTTAGACAAAATAAAAATTACTATTGACTAATTGTTTATCAGAGTTTATAAAAATTGACTTTTTCCCGTACAAAACACGTTTATCATTCCACGATGGAGGATGTTTCATATCTATGACTAATAAAGTTTACCTATATCTATATTTAATTGAGCTTTCTTTTTATTTGTTCATTTTCTATATGTACTTTGTACTACCTCTATCCCAAAAAGGATGCAACTATGGGTTGCATGCCAGTTAAAGTGattcatgtttgaccaaatttctagtaaataatattcacaattatggctccaaatcaatttattacgaaaatacatttcgtaattaatttaatgatatttattttatattataaataatTATACTtatttatctataattggtcaaacttaataTACTAAAACGTGACACCGTTCCAAAATTGCATtttttgagacggagggagtaataatcACTATCAAGATGTGATAGTTATGAATTTACTGATCAACATGTTTTTTTTCCATCTATATCCCTAGTATTTTCTGTTTGCATGGGACCTAGTCTGTCTTGATATACATTTAGTTGAAATTTTAGCTTAAATTATAGTATCTCTTTCCAGGGTCGGTGGTTATATCTTTATATTTTTTGTGAAAAAATTTAGGATTTTTTTCTAGCACTTGTTGCGCAACGTGGAGATTCCGTTGGACCTTTGGTTAGAACATTGGATAAGAACTGGAAAAGTAACGTATACTTACAATCCTTCAGTGTCAAAATAGTGTTGGAAAAACCAGATCACGCCATGCATAGGGTTGGCAATGGGTCTAATACCCGAAGGATATTTGATCTATCAGGGGATTCAGGGGACGAGCATGGGATAATTTCACTCTCCGTGGTAATATAAATGCTACCCCCTCCCTTCTAAAATATAAGGATAATTTCTCTCTCCAATTATAAGTCACTTCGATTTTTTTCatccattttactatgtatctagacatattattatatttatatCTCGATACAAAATAGATATACAAAAAATATCAAAGCGACTTTTAATTTGAAACGGAGAAAGTAGTCATTTGTACCAAACATGTCCTAAATCATGCCCAAAGGAAACCAAAGTCTAGATAGAATAAAGATGATCCAATTTGGATAAAAAAATTAATCGAACATCTCTACATCTAAAACGACTCTAAAGTAATCATATGTCCGGTGATACAAATCAAATCTGTATTTGATACGAACTCCTTCCGCATCCAATAGGACGTCACCGTCTTTGATACGAAGTCCCGATCTTCGTGTGGTGGGCGCAGCGCAGCGCAACGCTCCACCTTGAACGCATTGAGCCGTCGACCGTTTCCTCGTGCTAAGAAGATTTCCATCACGGACAACGATGAGCCATAGCGCTCCATGAGTCTCCGTTCCTGCCATTCGGGCCCGAGGCCATGTCACGCACGTGGACGAGAAGGAAGCCGCTGCCAAAGAGCCGCAAGGAGCTTCTAAAGCTGCACTCCTTAACAAGTGGACTTGACCAATGAGGCAACGGCCAAGACATGCGTGCTTGAGAAAGGAGTAGGTGTCCACTGGCCAGCTGATGACTGCCTATATAAAAAGACAACTGAACATCACTAAGTTCGACACATAAAACACAACTTGCCCAGTGAGTTAATGAGTGCACGAAAACTagggtagtgtttagttcccaaaattttataaatttttttaagattttttgtcacatcgaatatttagacgcatgcatgaagcattaaatataaataaaaaataaaactaattacacagtttagacgaaattcacgagacgaatcttttaagtctaattagactataattagacattaattgtcaaataacaacgaaagtgctacggtgcCATTTCActaaaaatttcgccaactaaatcAGGCCTAACTAAGCTAGCTAAGAACCGAAATGGAGGACTATGATCTTCCATTTCTGTGCTCTACTCTGCTTATGTCTTACAAAATTCCTCGGTTTTCTTTGATTTTACATTTGATCATTTACCCGGTGCAACGCACGAGCATTAATCTAGTATAACAAAAATAAAGTTTTTGATGGTCAACAAAAGCAAAATCAGTTCAAAGTTCCGAAAAATATCCTTAGGTTCCGAAATTAACCCTGTCTGGCTGCCtctctctccgcctcgcccgtCCGCGGGCCGTCGCCTGCCCCCGCCTCGGCGCACGCACGGCGAGGCATCCGCTAGGCCCGACGGCTCCGCTCGAACCAGCAGTCCAGCAGCAGCGCCGATGCTGCCGCCCCTAATCCCAACTACAGCCGCCGGCCTCCGCCTCCCCCAACTGAACTGACGGAGGCATCGCATCGTTTTTCCTCGCCGGATGACCGCAGCCAGTCAGTATCCGCGTCATGCTGAACCGTCTCATCCTAGTCTATCGCTATCACAACCAACAGCTTCATCGCCTACTGGCTACTGCTGCAGGGAAGGGATGGCGAACTCGTCTCCGATAGCTACAGCTACAGAGCGTCGAATTCCACAGCCGAACAGCAGGTGCGAACAGTTTATCCACGAATTTACTTCGAGCAGAAGTGCTCCTGTCTGATACTCGAATCGAAACGCATTATTGCAGGAGATATTTTAGAAAGCCTACTTGCACTGTCGCTGTCGGTCACTGTTGATAGATCAGATATTCAGATACCAATCACACTATCCTCGTCTTTGCATATGCACGAAGAGGACGAAATTGGTTGAGTGGTTACCAAAAAGCCAAACACTTTCAGGCATAATATGCATGCAAAGGACGACGAATTGGTTACCAGTTACCAACACTTTCCAGCATATGCGCGCAAAGGACGAAATTGATTACCAAACCAACAGTTTCCAGTCCCAGCGGTAGGAACAGACCGTCACCTGCCAAAGATAATCCATTCCCTCACACAGGCACAAACGCTGAGCCTGCTCTCCGCAGTCTAGTAAGTCCTCTTGTTGATCCCTCCTGCAAAAAAACTCGAAAACTGCTTTGTTGTTAGTGCTATTTCTCCTCATCTTAGTTTGATGGATATGTGTCGAATTATTGAAAGATGCAGACTTCCATTTCAGTTCATCACACTGTGGAGTTTGTTTTGATTTATAGCTTAGCACTGATATTTCGTTTTATCTTATATATTGTTTTGATCTTCTCACATGTTTCCTCAGTTTGCCTCAGTGCAGTTCATGAATTGCCTTCATCCTTTGCTCGTGTTGTTTTTGCCCCCTTCTTGACAGATATATGTCAACCActaaacaatttttttttctgaGCTTCTGAATTTCCCCCAAATTTGGGCAGGGTGATGGCGTTGATCACGAATGTCTCTGACTATGAGGAGCTTGCAAGGCAGAAGCTGCCTAAAATGGTTTATGACTTCTATGCCGGGGGTGCAGAAGACCAGTGGACACTCAAGGAGAATAAGGAGGCGTTCTCCAAGATTTTGTAAGCTATCTTCCAGATTGTTAGGTCTTAGCTGTGTTTATAAGCTCAACTGGATGACCTACATCACTTCATCCATTTGTGaactttttggattttgtttTAGGTTTTCAAAAGACGTTTTGTAGCCTTAACATATGAGTTCTGAACTGTAGACTAAAATGCAAAGGAACTGACAAATATTGTTGCCTAGTTTGAAGAACCACAAGCATGCAAGTTTATCTTTAGTGAATACAAACATGTTCTCCTATGCTTATTTCTTTTGCAGAAAATATATGAGTCGTGAAATGTCGCTTACATTTGTTTATCTTCTTTATTCAGTACAATCCAATTGAATTGTTCAAGTTTTGCTCTTGTGTTTGATCCAAATTAGAATCCAGAAAAGAAAAGAGATATTGAGAACCTCATTGTGTCCATCTAATGAATGGTATTAGGTTTCGACCACGGGTGCTGATTGATGTGTCTCATATTGACATGTCTACGAGTATACTGGGTTACAAAATTTCCATGCCTATTATGGTGGCTCCCACTGCTTTGCACAAACTGGCCCACCAAGAAGGTTCTATCTTGTTATAATTCACCTTTTTTCCTCTTTTGGCAACATTAAAAGGAAAGTTCTTTTACAGAGGTTCATCTGAAATGCAGGAGAGGTTGCTTCTGCCCAGGCAACAGCTGCTGCAGGAACTATAATGGTTTGCAAGATTGCACCTTTTTATCGGCTAAGTGATGACTCACATATTAATTCCTTTACTGGTTACATTTTTCAGACATTGTCTTCATGGTCATCTTGCAGCATCGAGGAAGTTAACTCAAGTGCACCAGGACTTCGTTTCTTCCAACTTTCAGTATGAAGTTCATACTCATCATTACATTTTTACCTTTTTCCCTGCTTGATTTGATCTTTCCCCTGTTTACTGTCATTGCCACATTTAGGTATTCAAGGACAGGGATATTGTGCAACAACTTGTCAGAAGGGCAGAAAATGCTGGCTATAAGGCAATTGCCATCACTGTCGATGCTCCACGGCTTGGTCGCAGGGAAGCTGATGTCAGGAACAGGTATGCATCTTGAATATATACAATGTAGTTTCAGCAGGAGTTCTGTATTTGAGCAGTACATACTTTACAACAAATTATGTATTGTTCTATGTGTCACTAGATTCACGCTGCCTGAAAATGTGGCATTGAAGTGCTTTGAAGGACTGGATCTCGGCAAAATGGACAAGGTTTTCTGAAAACTTGAGCTGGTCTAATTGCATGGGGGTTCAAATTGAGATGAATATATttcatttctttttattttattttcataaCAGCTGTTTTGTGATATTGATATTTCAGACGAATGCTTCTGGCCTTGCTGCATATGTCACTAGTCAGATTGACAGCTCTCTTTCTTGGAAGGTAGGATTTGCAACATGCTAATCAGCTAATGCTAGTTGCTATGAATGACTTCAACCATCAGATGACAGTATCTCATGCATAAACCTCAGTGAAAATGAACTATCAACATAGTGTAATGCAGGATATCAAGTGGCTACAGATGATTACCTGGTTGCCTATCTTAGTGAAAGGAGTCATAACAGCAGAAGATGGTAAGTATTTGGTTTCAGTTATTTTAAATGCTATGCCACTCAACCTGATCTATGATCCCATAAAACATTTGCAAATTTGCAGCTCGACTTGCTATTGAATGCGGTGTTGCTGGCATTATTATGTCCAACCATGGGGGCCGCCAGCTAGACTATCTTCCTGCAACCATCAGCTGCCTTGAAGAGGTATGCAAATCAATCACAGCTGCCTAGGATATCTCTGGTTCATGGCTTTATGCTAACTTGTCTTGGCAACGAAAATTTCAGGTTGTAAGAGAAGCAAAGGGCCGTGTGCCTGTGTTCCTTGACAGCGGCATCCGCCGTGGCACTGACGTGTTCAAGGCCTTGGCACTGGGAGCCTCAGGAGTATTTGTAAGTCCTTTGCTGGATTAATCTTACTTCAATGCAGGAAGATTTCTTGACATGTACTGCATCATGCATTCATGCTTGTCCTCTGTCAGATTGGAAGGCCTGTACTGTTCGCCCTTGCTGTGGACGGCAAGGCTGGGGTGAGGAATGCACTGCGAATGCTGAGGGATGAGCTCGAGATCACCATGGCGCTGCGCGGCTGTACGTCGCTGAAAGATATCACCCGCGATCGCGTTATCACTGAGAGCGACATGATCCGTCGATGTAGGCTTTGATTCGTTTGCTGTTGTGCAGCACGGAAAGTCTGTTGCCCATTGCCCTGGCATGACTGTCTTGGCCCATCGGATTGGTTTTGACCTCTTGGCCCATGTGCTACTAGGTTCATTTGGGCTTTTTCTCATTTCTCTGCGTCTACCATTCAGATTGTTAGCCCATCAAGCCTTGAGGGCTTACAATTTCGAAGGCTGACCCAAATGAAGAGATGACATTGATATGCCGGTCACTCTATGACTTCATTATTTTCAGCCTACTTTTGCTCACCTGTGCTTGATAATATATGCTTCAATAAGTCACAAAATTGCATATCAAACAGGTCTCACTTGAGTTTCGACACCAGCCAAATGACTGATATAGGGCGGAGTGGCTAATATTAACTAGTATTGGCCTGTATAGATGCTGGGACGGGACGGAACTACTTATGTACCAAAGTGGACCTAGTCAACAGTATGAGATATATCGGACATTTTGGTTGATACTGGAATCGTACTGGAATCGAATTAATTTTCTCGAGTGGAGGAACCTTGTTCACCGACGACAAAAATATTTGAGACACAAAAAGTTATAGTTTCTGAATAATGCATCCAAATGAAATTATGATTGCACCATTATATTTCTTACGATGAAATATTTAAAACAGGACCCCCGCTTGACGCATTAGAAAATTTTCTTAGAGAATATTTTCTAATAATGTTGAAATATTTTTTTGATTGAGCTGAACAATGTCCTTGGTTTACAGCCTTACGGAAAAGTTAGTACgggcccgttcgcgtgcccttaaacccggcttgatccgcttatttttttcatccggaacagtgtttttctctcacaaattcatctagcattcctccaaaccatccagattcctccagaattcagacaagcgaacagacCCATTGGAAAATGTTGCAAGTTCAGATTCAAGAGAAAAATGTTTCAAGTTCATTAGAAAAAAAGATCCACCTTCATAAAATTAAAAATATCCCCTTTGCTAATTTGCAATGTTCCAATAAATATTATCATCACGGTTTCAACAATTTTAAACCAAAAAATATTCAGCCATCCATTTGTTCCATAAAAAGAGTAAATACAAATTATTCCTACAATAATAAAACtaaaaaacaagaaaagaaataaGAAAAAACTTTAAAGAATTGTTTGAAACAATGAACGGGCCCATATATGCAGGAGAGAAGGCCCGTCCGGTTGCGCTTCCCTCGGCCGAACAGCCCCCCGAGTGGGCTATATTCGTTCTCCCGGCGTGCTCCGTCTCTCCTATCTCAGCGCGACGACTACGCtaccgccgacgccgacgccgccgccgccgtcgccgccctaCGGCCCAGATCTTCGTCGGCCTCTTCTCCGGCAACGAGCACCCGAAGATGGTACGCCCGCCCCTTCTCTTCTCTACCTGCTGTGCGAAATCGAGCAGCACCAAAGCCTAACCTAAGCTATTTGTCAATTTGTAATCGGACCTGATCTAATCGAAGCGCATACATGAATTATGCCTACTAACTTCGATTGTTTTGCGAAAACGTTATCGGGCGTAGATGCGTACACCCATATCCTTTGTTGGGTCCGCCCCCTGATCTGTGTGGCTTTGTTTAGGTGGTCCTGCAACCAGATCGGTTCCTAAGCGAGCTGACGAGCATGTACGAGCGGAGCACGGAGAAGGGATCCGTGTGGGTCACCATGAAGCGATGTGAGTGATCTCTCTGTTGCGTGTTGATTTGCAGATTGGAGCGGCTGACGAGTTGAGGTCTGACCTGATGCGGCGTTGTTGTTGGTTTTTTGGGGGGCAGCGACTCTCAAAAACAAGGCACAGTTGCAGAAGATGGAGAAGAAGGGGCAGGAGGTTGAGCACAGGTGCCTCATCCGCGCCTCTGATGGCAAGAAGAGCATCTCTACCTCGGTActgtgactatccttgtgctgCTGCTGGGATTAGTTTTGCATAAAATTGCTGGTTTTGTGCATACTGTGTAGTGGTGATTGGTCAGCAGTTTGCTAGCAAATTCACTGCTGATTATGTGGATTCAGTTGCTATGAGTATGAATTTAGGAATTAGGATCAGACATTTTCATATATATTTCCGTATGTGCTAAAACATCATGATTATTGATTATGGACTCATAGTGGTAGGCTGTGCCATTCTGTGTTCTTTGATAGGGAATGTAGGGATGTAGAAAAAGTATATGGAAACCCTAAAACCTTTGTAAATTAAAACAGTGTCCTCAGTATCTAGAAATCATATGACGACTAGCGGAGTGAGTCAGGGTCATGGTCACATGGGGTAGAGCATATAGGTTCGGCAGTATGTGGAGCTTCTCTTCTGCAACATTCTAGCATGATGGAAAGTAGAGAGAAACTATAGAATCAGCTTCTTAGTACTGGAATCCATAGGATATCGTTGCTAATAATGTATATCATTTATACATTTGTGTTTTCTGAGTTGTACTTTCTTAACAACGAAATAGCATAAACATTGTTTGGTTTCTATTGTTGTAAT from Miscanthus floridulus cultivar M001 chromosome 11, ASM1932011v1, whole genome shotgun sequence includes these protein-coding regions:
- the LOC136491472 gene encoding glycolate oxidase 2-like isoform X2, which gives rise to MALITNVSDYEELARQKLPKMVYDFYAGGAEDQWTLKENKEAFSKILFRPRVLIDVSHIDMSTSILGYKISMPIMVAPTALHKLAHQEGEVASAQATAAAGTIMTLSSWSSCSIEEVNSSAPGLRFFQLSVFKDRDIVQQLVRRAENAGYKAIAITVDAPRLGRREADVRNRFTLPENVALKCFEGLDLGKMDKTNASGLAAYVTSQIDSSLSWKDIKWLQMITWLPILVKGVITAEDARLAIECGVAGIIMSNHGGRQLDYLPATISCLEEVVREAKGRVPVFLDSGIRRGTDVFKALALGASGVFIGRPVLFALAVDGKAGVRNALRMLRDELEITMALRGCTSLKDITRDRVITESLLPIALA
- the LOC136491472 gene encoding glycolate oxidase 2-like isoform X1 is translated as MALITNVSDYEELARQKLPKMVYDFYAGGAEDQWTLKENKEAFSKILFRPRVLIDVSHIDMSTSILGYKISMPIMVAPTALHKLAHQEGEVASAQATAAAGTIMTLSSWSSCSIEEVNSSAPGLRFFQLSVFKDRDIVQQLVRRAENAGYKAIAITVDAPRLGRREADVRNRFTLPENVALKCFEGLDLGKMDKTNASGLAAYVTSQIDSSLSWKDIKWLQMITWLPILVKGVITAEDARLAIECGVAGIIMSNHGGRQLDYLPATISCLEEVVREAKGRVPVFLDSGIRRGTDVFKALALGASGVFIGRPVLFALAVDGKAGVRNALRMLRDELEITMALRGCTSLKDITRDRVITESDMIRRCRL
- the LOC136491472 gene encoding glycolate oxidase 2-like isoform X3, with protein sequence MNGIRFRPRVLIDVSHIDMSTSILGYKISMPIMVAPTALHKLAHQEGEVASAQATAAAGTIMTLSSWSSCSIEEVNSSAPGLRFFQLSVFKDRDIVQQLVRRAENAGYKAIAITVDAPRLGRREADVRNRFTLPENVALKCFEGLDLGKMDKTNASGLAAYVTSQIDSSLSWKDIKWLQMITWLPILVKGVITAEDARLAIECGVAGIIMSNHGGRQLDYLPATISCLEEVVREAKGRVPVFLDSGIRRGTDVFKALALGASGVFIGRPVLFALAVDGKAGVRNALRMLRDELEITMALRGCTSLKDITRDRVITESDMIRRCRL
- the LOC136491474 gene encoding signal recognition particle 14 kDa protein-like gives rise to the protein MNGPIYAGEKARPVALPSAEQPPEWAIFVLPACSVSPISARRLRYRRRRRRRRRRRPTAQIFVGLFSGNEHPKMVVLQPDRFLSELTSMYERSTEKGSVWVTMKRSTLKNKAQLQKMEKKGQEVEHRCLIRASDGKKSISTSVSLKEYAKFQASYATVLKAHMHALKKRERKDKKKAADAEKAIETAPKKQKKASSKKSSGSKS